The nucleotide sequence GACACGGGGCGATCGCCTTACTCGTATTGGCCCTGATTGCCCGCCCCCTGAATCGTTGGTGGCCTGCGCTGATGGATTATCGCCGAGCACTGGGGGTCGGCGCATTCGTGCTGTCTGCAGTCCACGCACTCCACGTTATGGAGCACAGTTGGCAGTGGAATGTTCGCGCTATTGGCTTCATGTTGCCTGCTCACCAGATCGCTATTTGGCTTGGTGTCGCAGCATTTGCCTGTCTGCTACCGGCTGCTCTGACAAGCTTCGATCGCGCTCAAAAAGTCCTGGGCCCAGCCTGGCGGCGCATTCATCTATTGGCGGTTCCCGCACTAATCTTGGCTGCCGCTCACGCGATCGCGATCGGCTCGCGGTTTTTGGGCACCTCGCAAGTGGGTTGGCTCAATTGGCTGATGGCGATCGGGCTGATTGCCTGTGTGTGTGGGGTCTTGCTGCTGCGATCGGACAGGCTTCGATCTGAATTATCTGTAGAGAAACACGATGTTACATCGCTTCAAACCAAGTAGCTGGGGATGGGGTCTCGCCATCCTATTGGCATTCTCTCCGGCGGCAGCCCACCAAGTTGAAGTGGCAGAGGACGTGGGCGCTACGCTGCACGTCGAACCCAATGATGCCCCCCGCGCCCGCGACTCGAATCGCATTTGGTTTGCCTTGACTCGACGGGGGGGCCGAGTGCTGCCACTCTCCGAATGCGACTGCACCCTCTGGATTTACCAACATCCTTATCGTGCAGGCGATGCTGCGATCGCCACCCCCGACTTGCAGCCCATTGATGCAGAGGGGTATACCGGTATTCCTTCCGCCCAGGTTGCCTTTCCACAAGCAGGGGCCTACAGATTGGTGCTGGCAGGCAAACCAAAGGGTACCGTAGATTTTCAACCCTTTGAGCTGAACTTTGACATTACGGTCGTGGGTCGCTAAACGATAGTATCTTCGCGTATCGCTGTCATTTTCAAGTTTCCTCAGCAGAGCCGGGAATTTACCAAGCCCTAAATACTTCATCCACGTTCGCCGTAGAGGCTTTTGCGGCCGATGGCGTCGTCGGATAGTACGGGTAATTTTCTGCGAGGCTGTTTTGCCCAGGCTAGAAAAGCATCAGCCTTCTCATCGGGTGTCATCTCGACTGGAGCAGAGCCTTGTAAAGCTTTAGTGAATCGCAGGACTAATTGAAGCTGTTCTTCAGATAGCCTCTCTAATTCCTGCGAGATCGGGCATGGTTCATCGGAGGGTAACACTTTCGGTTAACCATCAAAGCCTCAAACCCATGCTAAATCGCCTTTTGTGAGATCTGACCTAGCCTCAAAGTGTTACCCTACCGCTGAGGAATCTGAACCATCCCCTCAATTGACTTGCTACCCACTGCGATAGCCCAAATAATTCTCCATTTATTGGACCATCGTTTCCCATGCCACAACTTCCTTAGTTTTATTGGTCGATTAGGGAAGCGATCTCCTACCGACGCCCCTGAAGCCAAGCCGCTAAATTATCTTCACTAGAGAAGTCCAACAATTCCTCCCCCAACTCTTCTAGAGAATCGAGGGAAAGGCTCTCAATCTGTTGCTGCAGTTCGGATGCCAGTTCAAAGCGGCGTTTGAGCTGGCGCAGAATCAAGGATAGACCTTCTTCAAGTCTGCCCTCACGCTTGCCTTCGAGCTTGCCTTCGAGTATGCCTTCGTTCCGCCCCCGCTCTTCCGCAGTCGAGACAATCTCCTGATAAATGACCGATTCCTTCATCACATCCTCCCGCAGTACACTCCGAATCAACCCCTTCTCCAATACTAACCCCGCCAGAATCGCTGCCGACGCCGCCACATCCCCCCGTTGTCCGCGATCGCCGATCGCCTCAATCCGCTCCGATACCTGCCGCAACGTCCGTTCGCGATCGCCCGTCTGAGCCAAGACCGCAAACGGCAGCAACCCTGGCAACCCCTGAAATTGCGCAGCGGGAACTTCCCAGATACGGATGACCTCAAACTCATGCCGTATCCCGTCACGTTCGAAGGTGTTTTGGTAAACCAACGGAGATTGCGATCGTCTCAGGTAAATCACCACCTGCCGCACTCGCTTGTTGGGAAAGCGGCGAAACCCCCGCACCGCATAGTCCGTCATTCGGAACGGGATCTCCGCTTTGGGCTCAACCTGGAACTCGATTTGGAGAACGAGGTCTTTGGATTCCAACAGCACCAGAGAATCGGCATAGATGGGACTGCTCAGCAGTTCCGTGGGCTCCAAGCGAGCCAACTCCACCGGTTCCCCCAGCAACCAAGTGGCGAGGTCAGCCGTAAACGTTTCCGCAATGAACTTGCAAACGCTGTCGAAGGACATTGCATCCCGGCAATGGCAACCCAGCCATCATATCGCTCCGCAACGCAGCCCCGGTTGAAGCTGAACCCGCAAACAGTCCAAGCTGAGGTAAAAGCTCTCCGACCCAAACACCAGAGTCAGCTCCGAAGAAAGCAACACCACCAACAGCACCGCGATCGCCCTCCCCCCAGCCACCGCCTCAGCCACCTCATAAAGCCCAGCCTCTTCTCCCCGCTCCCTCAACAGCAAAGCGATCGCCTCCTCCAACTCGCGAACCCCTTCCTCGTGAGCCAGCGCCGCAATCTCCTCGATCGTCCGAGCCTGCTCCCGCTCCGCCTGCGCGAGCGCCTCCACCTTTGACCCATAACGCACCCGAGCTCCTCTAGAGGATCTGACTCGCTTGGGCGGTTGCAGCAATTCAGGCGGGGATTCGTAAGCGGCCAGATTGAACTGAGCCTTATCCCCCAGTAACCCAATCAACCATTCATCCGTGAGCTGCGCGCCCACATAACGCTCTTCCTAATCGAGCAACATCCCCTCCGCCCGAAGCTGCCAGACCGAGACAATCCGACCCATCGCCTCCCCCGCCAACAGAAGCCGCTGCTGAGCAGAGAGTGGCAGTAACGCCGCGTCCAACCCCTTCAACAGCCGTCCCACCTCCACCTGTTGAGGCAAGCGCTCCGCCGCCTCCAACTCCCCCCACAAATCCAATTCAAGTTGTCGGTCCGGCATCCCCCCCCCCTCACACCAGCAACGGGCAAGGGCGAATCGGACAGCAATCGACCGGACGCTCCACCACCGTCGAAAAGCTCTCCATCGCGACCGAATCGCTACGCTCGAAGGTCGCGAGCATCTGGCGGATGTAAGCATCCAACTGCTGCGATGTCCATCCCAGGCAGTGAACCGTCTCGATCTGGGCCACCTGGCGCTGGTGCATCCACAACTGTGCTCCCAAAGCATGGGGAGTGCGAAGTACGGAGGCGGTTGACTTCGAGTCGCTGCCCACGCCCCCCGCGCGGGATCTAAACGAATCTCAAGTCCTCGCCCTGTACGAAGCCTTGCAACAACGAGGTTCGTTTCGGTTGAGGGATAGTGCCTTGGTTGTCGTCTTGGCTCACGGGTTGAGGGCGAATGAAGTCGAACAGCTCGATGTGGGGCATTACGACGGCGTTCGGCTTCACATTCGTCAAGCCAAAGCCGATAGCACTGGCACCGTTCCCCTCAGTCGGCAAGCCCGAAAGATCTTGGATGAGTATCTGGAGAGTTGCCTAGCAACAGACAATGCTTTGAGTGCGGATGCCCCCCTATTTGTCACGT is from Synechococcus sp. PCC 7336 and encodes:
- a CDS encoding DUF4351 domain-containing protein, giving the protein MSFDSVCKFIAETFTADLATWLLGEPVELARLEPTELLSSPIYADSLVLLESKDLVLQIEFQVEPKAEIPFRMTDYAVRGFRRFPNKRVRQVVIYLRRSQSPLVYQNTFERDGIRHEFEVIRIWEVPAAQFQGLPGLLPFAVLAQTGDRERTLRQVSERIEAIGDRGQRGDVAASAAILAGLVLEKGLIRSVLREDVMKESVIYQEIVSTAEERGRNEGILEGKLEGKREGRLEEGLSLILRQLKRRFELASELQQQIESLSLDSLEELGEELLDFSSEDNLAAWLQGRR
- a CDS encoding site-specific integrase, whose product is MRSTEAVDFESLPTPPARDLNESQVLALYEALQQRGSFRLRDSALVVVLAHGLRANEVEQLDVGHYDGVRLHIRQAKADSTGTVPLSRQARKILDEYLESCLATDNALSADAPLFVTLAPNCPGQRLKYKGIYRVVKTLGAIAEIPNLTPHRLRHTFATNLLLWGMDSLHARTLTRHKSEGSFKRYAKRAMQAAAERAYYEAIGEDCPEERQTEIFNAE